One genomic segment of Panulirus ornatus isolate Po-2019 chromosome 3, ASM3632096v1, whole genome shotgun sequence includes these proteins:
- the LOC139763777 gene encoding uncharacterized protein isoform X1, producing MGFYRLGWPAGAWVAGRGCLDAHHAALMAALYTIWSSAVVVLLYLWRITVNDPHHLQDVYYGVQISYISTLVTHVTLIGLSSFLVLGIQQERCGLVTPWVVANIAFMSLEGVCCMYSNILRDHINKKFDVLCKAETAFFLTRVCINVLALWAVMRFLKNIRAGRTYRDPEAVEL from the exons ATGGGCTTCTACAG ACTCGGGTGGCCTGCGGGAGCGTGGGTGGCCGGCCGTGGGTGTCTGGACGCCCATCATGCCGCCCTCATGGCCGCCCTCTACACCATC TGGTCGTCGGCGGTGGTCGTACTGCTGTACCTGTGGAGGATCACAGTGAacgacccacaccacctccaggaTGTGTATTACG GTGTGCAGATCTCCTACATCTCTACCCTGGTAACTCACGTCACTCTCATTGGTCTGAGTTCCTTCCTCGTCCTCggcatacaacag GAGCGGTGCGGGCTGGTCACGCCCTGGGTGGTGGCCAACATCGCCTTCATGTCACTGGAGGGCGTCTGCTGCATGTACTCCAACATCCTCAGGGACCACATCAACAAG AAATTTGACGTTTTATGCAAAGCGGAAACGGCTTTCTTTTTAACTCGCGTCTGTATTAAC GTGTTGGCCTTGTGGGCTGTGATGCGATTCCTGAAAAACATCAGGGCCGGCAGGACCTACAGAGATCCAGAGGCTGTAGAGCTGTGA
- the LOC139763777 gene encoding uncharacterized protein isoform X2 — protein MGFYRLGWPAGAWVAGRGCLDAHHAALMAALYTIWSSAVVVLLYLWRITVNDPHHLQDVYYGVQISYISTLVTHVTLIGLSSFLVLGIQQERCGLVTPWVVANIAFMSLEGVCCMYSNILRDHINKVLALWAVMRFLKNIRAGRTYRDPEAVEL, from the exons ATGGGCTTCTACAG ACTCGGGTGGCCTGCGGGAGCGTGGGTGGCCGGCCGTGGGTGTCTGGACGCCCATCATGCCGCCCTCATGGCCGCCCTCTACACCATC TGGTCGTCGGCGGTGGTCGTACTGCTGTACCTGTGGAGGATCACAGTGAacgacccacaccacctccaggaTGTGTATTACG GTGTGCAGATCTCCTACATCTCTACCCTGGTAACTCACGTCACTCTCATTGGTCTGAGTTCCTTCCTCGTCCTCggcatacaacag GAGCGGTGCGGGCTGGTCACGCCCTGGGTGGTGGCCAACATCGCCTTCATGTCACTGGAGGGCGTCTGCTGCATGTACTCCAACATCCTCAGGGACCACATCAACAAG GTGTTGGCCTTGTGGGCTGTGATGCGATTCCTGAAAAACATCAGGGCCGGCAGGACCTACAGAGATCCAGAGGCTGTAGAGCTGTGA